In Boudabousia tangfeifanii, the DNA window TCTATCTGTGCCTGATAACCACACCAAAGCCACAATTGAAAACCAGCTCTACCAATCGGTAGTTGAAGCTTTAAGCAACCAGGTAGGCCGCACAGTTACTTTGGCAATTACCGTAAATGCTGGGGTAGAAGATGATCCCAATGCTCCAGTTGCACCGGTTACCCCTTTGCCAAAGTCCGAAGAAAGCGAAGAACGTACCCGGATTTTTGGCCCTGAACATGACGATGTGCTGCCACCCGAACCACATTTAGTTAGTTACGAGGGCGAAAATACTGGTGGTAACGCTGCCGAAGCAGATGCCCTACCAGGCCCCCAACTCGTATCTTCAAATGACAACCCAGTAGACGAACCAGGGGACAATAAAGTCGATCCCCAGGTGCTTAAAGAAGCTCGGCTAAACCCTAAATACACTTTCTCTACTTTTGTTACCGGTCCTTCTAACCGTTTCGCTAATGCCGCCGCCTATGCGGTCGCTGAAACTCCAGCTCGAGCCTATAACCCCTTGTTTATTTATGGTGAGTCCGGCCTCGGCAAAACCCACCTAATGCACGCTATCGGGCACTACACCCTGCTGCTCTTCCCGCACTTAAAAGTCAAATATGTGTCCTCCGAAGAGTTCACAAACGACTTCATTAACGCCATTCGTGACGATCGCCCAGAAGAATTCCAGCGACGCTACCGCGAAATCGATGTGCTGTTGATCGACGATATCCAGTTCATCCAGGGTAAAGAACAAACCATGGAAGAGTTCTTCCACACCTTCAATGCTCTTCATACCGCTAACAAGCAGGTAGTAATTACCTCTGATTTGCCACCTAAAAAGCTAGAAGGTTTCGAAGATCGCATGCGTTCGCGTTTCGAAATGGGACTGCTAACCGATGTGCAACCACCGGACCTCGAAACTCGTATTGCCATTTTGCGTAAAAAAGCACAGGCAGATGGAACCGATGCTCCGCCAGAGGTACTCGAGTATATTGCGTCCTCGATTAGTACTAATATTCGCGAACTCGAAGGTGCCTTGATTCGCGTCACCGCCATGGCGAACCTGTCAAACCAGGAAGTTGATTTGGCAATGGCGGAAAAGGTTTTGAAAGACATCATCACTGATCCAGAAGATGAAGAAATCACACCAGCCTTAATCATGGCGCAAACTGCCGATTACTTTAAAACCACTATCGAAATGCTCTGCAGTGCAGATCGTTCTAAGACCTTGGTAGAAGCTCGACAGATTGCCATGTACCTCTGTAGAGAACTAACTGACTTGTCACTACCTGCCATTGGTAAAGAATTTGGCGGACGCGATCACACCACAGTAATGCACGCTAATAAGAAGATTCGTCAGCTCATTGGAGAAAAACGACAAGTCTTTAATCAGGTTTCAGAATTGACCAACCGCATTAAGCAGCAGGCACGAAACAAGTAGATTGTTATCCACTTTTTTCTTTGGTTTTAATTTCTAACTTACGTCATCACCCTTGTGTAAAGTGTGGAAAATCCAAATTTTTACCAGAAAATAGCGAAAAACATGGTGGATAGAAACTATGAAATAGCCGTGGAAAAACAATAGGGTTTTCCACAAATGATTTTTCGGAAAGGCTGAATTCACAATTTTTGGTAATTTTGTGCACCGAAATTCACCAGATTTCCACAGTTATCCACAGAGTTTTTCACAGATGGGGATAATTCCGCGGGATTTAGCCGAATTCTCGACTTACAAGTTTTTGGGCGTGGCTACTTGCACAACCAAAATGGAACTACTAGCGACAAATCGTTTAGTCGCGTAAAGTAGTCACCAGTGAAATGATGCTTAGCTAGCATCAAAATATCCGTTCTAAAGAAGGGCATAACGTGCAGTTCTCAGTGGATCGCAGTGTTTTGGTAGAAGCGATTAGTTGGAGTACCCGGGCGGTACCTCAGCGTCCTCCGGTAGCAATCCTGTCGGGCCTGCATCTTCAAGCTGCTAATGGTGTCTTGACCATCAGCGCCTTCGACTACGAAACTTCTGTCAAGGTTGAAGTTCCTGCTTCCATCGATGAACCAGGTGACGTCCTCGTTTCGGGTCGTATGCTCGCGGAAATGGTTAAGGCACTACCTAACCGCCCAGTTGAGTTCACTAAGGTGGATGAAAAGAGCCTTTCTTTGGTTTGTGGCACTGCAAACTTCAACCTTGCCACCATGCCAGTGGGCGATTACCCAACCTTGCCGGCCTTCCCAGAACTATGCGGTTCAGTAGAAGCCAGCGAACTATCGAATGCAGTTAAGCAGGTTTCAATTGCCGCTTCGAAGGATGACACCTTGCCATTGCTAACTGGTGTCATGGTAGAAATCGATGGCGACAACATCACTTTGCTAGCCACTGACCGTTACCGTCTCGCTCAGCGCGATCTCAAGTGGAAGCCAGCTGATCCAAGCTTCAGCACCAAGGCGCTAGTGCGTGCCAAGATTCTTTCTGACGTAGCTAATACCATCACCTCGGCGGGCGATATCTCCTTGGCACTTAGTGCTGGTAATGGGACCGGCACTAACGACATTGTCGGTTTTACTGCTGGGGAACGTTCGACCACCTCGAACCTCATGTCTGGCGAATACCCACCAGTACGTCGTCTGTTCCCAACCGAAACTTTGACCTACGCCGTTATTGACCGCCAGGGACTAATCGACGCCACCAAGCGTATGAAGCTCGTGGCCGACCGCAACACCCCAGTACGTTTGCACTTTACTGAAGAAGGTTTGACTCTAAACGCTTCCAATAACGAAGAAGCTCAGGGTAGCGACTTCCTACAGGTATCCCTTCGTGGCGAAGAAATCACTACCGCCTTCAACCCGAACTACTTGCTAGAAGGCCTCCAGGCGATTAACACCCCGTACGTGCGTATTTCCTTCACCCAGCCCACCAAGCCGGCAGTGCTTCACGGTCAAGAAAAGATTGACGGGGAAGTAGCTGAAGACTTCCGCTACTTGCTAATGCCAATTCGCTACGGCGTCTAAAGCGAGGTCAGGGTGTACGTTTCACACGTGGCCCTAGACGATTTTCGCTCCTACCGGCAGATCGTAGCCACCCTAGTTCCCGGAGTAAATGTGCTCTCGGGACCAAACGGGCAAGGTAAAACCAATTTCGTAGAAGCGATCTCTTACCTGGCAAACCTGTCATCACATCGAGTAGGAGCGGAAAGCGCCCTCGTGCGGGCAAACCCCGATGGCACCAAAGCTAATGCGGCCGTCATTCGCCTAAAAGTGTGCCAAGGAGAGCGCGAACGCATTCTCGAACTAGAGATTGTGTCGTCAAAACCAAATCGGGCCCGGATCAACCGCACCGCCGTGCGGCCACGCGAACTCGCCTACGAACTAAAAACCGTAATCTTTGCCCCCGAAGATCTACAACTAGTTCGGGCTGAACCAGCATTGCGACGCAAATTCCTCGACGAAGGTGTGGCTGCCTGGCGTCCCACCCTTAGCCAACTAAAAACCGATTACGAAAAGGTGCTGCGTCAACGCGGGGCCCTACTTAAAGACCTCAAAAGTGGACGCGCTGACTCCTACGCCCAGTCCACCCTAGAAGTTTGGAATGGACAACTCGCGACTCTAGGGGCACAACTGACCATAGCGCGCGAAAATCTGGTCGCACAACTACTGGCACCTACCCAAAAGGCGCACAATAAAATCGCTAGTCAAGGACGCGAAATTTTCTTGGCCTATCAGCGACAAGTTGACAAAACTATTGCCCCAGAAAAAGAGATCGAAGAAACTCGCGACCTAGCGCAAAGATTGCAAGCCGCGATGGCACAGCGTGAACGAGAAGAAATTGCTCGCGGAGTAAACCTTATCGGACCACATCGTGACGACCTCGAAATCAAACTCGACCACCTGCCTGTACGCGGTTTTGCCTCTCATGGGGAAAGCTGGTCGGTAGCTTTGGCCCTAAAACTTGGGCTTTATGAGGTACTCGGCGGACAATCCGAGGATCGCAGCGAAAGGCCAGTCCTGATTCTAGATGACGTCTTTGCCGAACTAGATTCATATCGACGAGCAGCTTTAGCCGAAATTATTTCGGGGGCAGAACAGGTACTGATTACAACCGCTGAAGCCAGTGAACTCCCAGAAAGTTTGGACGCTCACCATATTTCTGTCAGACGCGATCCACAAGCCGGTTCTATTTTTCTTGAAACTGAAACACTACCCGTAGACGGACCCGTTGAGGAAACCAAAACTGAAGCTACCGGTGAACAAGGAAGTGCCTCGTGAGCCGGATGGAACCTGAAAAAGCCAGCGATTATCCGCAGCAGCTATTCCAAGATTTTCGTGAACGAGCTAGTTCTCGTGGCATTTTCGTCTTGCCTCTGCGGCCAATAGGAAAGCCAAATTTAGACCCTAATAGAGTCGGTTCCTCACTGCTTGCCGAGCGAAATCCACAGGATGATCCTCGGCAAAATCGTTCCCAGAAAATGGGATCGAACAGCAAACTTGCGTCCCGTGGGGGAGTAGAGCGGCAAAGCGAAACGGTTTTAAGTAGTGAAACCGTCCCAGTACCACCTCCATCCCCAGAAGAAAACTCAAAGCAGGATGCCGCAAATTTTGGATCTTTAGGGCAAGCTGATTCTGAGAATATTGCAACTGAACAAGCCAAGTCCGCGACCCAAAACGGCGATGGTAAGGCTGTTAGTGAAGCGAACTTAGCAAGTGAACCAAAAGAATTAGTAGCTAGTGGTCCGACTTGGTTGCCCGGAAAGCCCATGGACACCATTGATGGCTACCGGTTGGGCCCTGGATACCCACGCACTAAAACTGGCCCTGGACCATCCAAACGCGATCCAAAACCCTTAGGCAATTTTGTAGAAATGCTGAACTGGGAACGACGAGAAGAACTACAAGTCGCCAGAGTAATTGAAGATTGGGCAAAAATTGTGGGAGCAAACGTGGCCCACAATGCCCAAGTAACTGAATTCACTAATGGCAAACTTGTGTTACAAGCCAGCTCCACTGCCTGGGCGACCCAACTGCGGTTACTAATCCC includes these proteins:
- the dnaN gene encoding DNA polymerase III subunit beta, translating into MQFSVDRSVLVEAISWSTRAVPQRPPVAILSGLHLQAANGVLTISAFDYETSVKVEVPASIDEPGDVLVSGRMLAEMVKALPNRPVEFTKVDEKSLSLVCGTANFNLATMPVGDYPTLPAFPELCGSVEASELSNAVKQVSIAASKDDTLPLLTGVMVEIDGDNITLLATDRYRLAQRDLKWKPADPSFSTKALVRAKILSDVANTITSAGDISLALSAGNGTGTNDIVGFTAGERSTTSNLMSGEYPPVRRLFPTETLTYAVIDRQGLIDATKRMKLVADRNTPVRLHFTEEGLTLNASNNEEAQGSDFLQVSLRGEEITTAFNPNYLLEGLQAINTPYVRISFTQPTKPAVLHGQEKIDGEVAEDFRYLLMPIRYGV
- a CDS encoding DUF721 domain-containing protein, whose product is MEPEKASDYPQQLFQDFRERASSRGIFVLPLRPIGKPNLDPNRVGSSLLAERNPQDDPRQNRSQKMGSNSKLASRGGVERQSETVLSSETVPVPPPSPEENSKQDAANFGSLGQADSENIATEQAKSATQNGDGKAVSEANLASEPKELVASGPTWLPGKPMDTIDGYRLGPGYPRTKTGPGPSKRDPKPLGNFVEMLNWERREELQVARVIEDWAKIVGANVAHNAQVTEFTNGKLVLQASSTAWATQLRLLIPEIMRQVNDYCDQGMCQQVQILAPKAPSWKKGPLSVRGRGPRDTYG
- the recF gene encoding DNA replication/repair protein RecF (All proteins in this family for which functions are known are DNA-binding proteins that assist the filamentation of RecA onto DNA for the initiation of recombination or recombinational repair.); its protein translation is MALDDFRSYRQIVATLVPGVNVLSGPNGQGKTNFVEAISYLANLSSHRVGAESALVRANPDGTKANAAVIRLKVCQGERERILELEIVSSKPNRARINRTAVRPRELAYELKTVIFAPEDLQLVRAEPALRRKFLDEGVAAWRPTLSQLKTDYEKVLRQRGALLKDLKSGRADSYAQSTLEVWNGQLATLGAQLTIARENLVAQLLAPTQKAHNKIASQGREIFLAYQRQVDKTIAPEKEIEETRDLAQRLQAAMAQREREEIARGVNLIGPHRDDLEIKLDHLPVRGFASHGESWSVALALKLGLYEVLGGQSEDRSERPVLILDDVFAELDSYRRAALAEIISGAEQVLITTAEASELPESLDAHHISVRRDPQAGSIFLETETLPVDGPVEETKTEATGEQGSAS